One genomic window of Fibrobacter sp. UWT2 includes the following:
- the recJ gene encoding single-stranded-DNA-specific exonuclease RecJ — MTEAQDEIMNEHLASAMSKSLRVPHVVARFLVSRGVRSVSEAHRMLCGNAGDVLDPFLIKGMDAAVAWLLDVREKHEKIFVFGDYDLDGMSAVTLMTRALAELGIESDWRLPNRFGDGYGLSSSAVEEMHQAGARYVITVDTGITANAEIALAKQLGMSVLVIDHHQPSGDGLPECDVLLDPHQEGDTYPNPELCGVGVSYKFICALYSKLSLPEPTKFLDLVALGTLADLVSMTPENRAFTKAGLKSIESSHWPGLQEMYSNLMKGHGSVGGIDVMYKFAPLLNAPGRMERPDPALKLLLSPNMATANALMAELREWNSKRKQKEAEITEMAQSQMTAMYGENLPTVIVVAGNDWHVGVIGIVAAKLAQEYHRPTAVLSIQDGVAHASARAVPGFNWHKALFESRDLFDRWGGHANAAGFSLPADKIDELRKRLEVSAASQNYTGAEECEGEAAPCSYDICISLNELVVEASQYMSPREYGAGNAANKNQLISILDFIDLLEPFSGNFPYPTFRADNVKVHRLRELKGGHLQMDISQAGSRVYPAIGFGLRKFKSLLSKPVSVIFEPTWNYFNDRKSLQLCIKAIEPYTEPSTVNN; from the coding sequence ATGACCGAGGCGCAGGACGAAATCATGAACGAACACCTGGCTTCGGCAATGTCGAAAAGCCTTCGCGTTCCCCATGTGGTGGCGCGTTTCCTGGTGTCTCGTGGAGTTCGTTCCGTGTCCGAAGCGCACCGCATGCTGTGTGGTAACGCAGGCGATGTGCTGGATCCGTTCCTGATCAAGGGAATGGATGCTGCCGTGGCTTGGCTCTTAGATGTCCGCGAAAAGCACGAAAAGATTTTTGTCTTTGGCGATTACGATCTGGACGGCATGTCCGCTGTAACGCTTATGACACGCGCATTGGCCGAACTTGGTATCGAGTCCGATTGGCGACTCCCGAACCGTTTTGGCGATGGCTACGGCCTTTCGTCTTCGGCCGTCGAAGAAATGCACCAGGCGGGCGCCCGCTACGTGATTACGGTAGATACCGGCATCACGGCAAATGCAGAAATTGCGCTGGCCAAGCAATTGGGCATGTCGGTGTTGGTCATTGACCATCACCAACCTTCGGGCGACGGCCTCCCGGAATGCGACGTTCTATTGGATCCGCATCAAGAAGGCGATACCTACCCGAATCCAGAACTCTGCGGTGTCGGTGTATCTTATAAGTTTATTTGCGCTCTGTACTCTAAGCTTTCTCTGCCGGAACCGACCAAGTTCCTGGACCTGGTAGCCTTGGGCACCTTGGCCGACTTGGTCTCTATGACGCCTGAAAACCGCGCCTTTACTAAGGCGGGTCTTAAGTCTATTGAAAGCAGCCATTGGCCGGGCCTGCAAGAAATGTACAGCAACTTGATGAAGGGCCACGGCAGCGTGGGTGGCATCGATGTGATGTACAAGTTCGCCCCGCTCCTGAATGCGCCTGGCCGTATGGAACGCCCGGATCCGGCTCTCAAGCTTTTGCTGAGTCCGAACATGGCTACGGCCAACGCCCTGATGGCGGAACTGCGTGAATGGAACAGCAAACGCAAACAGAAAGAAGCGGAAATTACCGAGATGGCTCAGTCGCAGATGACTGCCATGTATGGCGAAAACCTTCCCACGGTAATTGTGGTGGCTGGTAACGATTGGCATGTGGGCGTCATTGGAATTGTGGCGGCTAAGCTCGCGCAGGAATACCACCGCCCTACGGCAGTGCTTTCCATTCAAGATGGTGTGGCTCATGCTAGCGCCCGTGCGGTACCTGGCTTTAACTGGCACAAAGCCTTGTTTGAATCTCGCGATTTATTTGACCGTTGGGGCGGTCATGCCAACGCCGCGGGCTTCTCCCTTCCGGCCGATAAAATCGATGAACTCCGTAAGCGTCTGGAAGTTTCTGCCGCAAGCCAGAACTACACCGGAGCAGAGGAGTGCGAAGGCGAGGCTGCTCCTTGTTCCTACGACATTTGCATTTCGCTCAATGAACTTGTGGTCGAAGCTTCGCAGTATATGTCGCCCCGTGAATACGGCGCCGGCAATGCTGCAAACAAAAACCAACTGATTTCCATTCTGGATTTCATCGATCTGCTGGAACCCTTTAGCGGAAACTTCCCGTACCCGACGTTCCGCGCCGATAACGTCAAGGTGCACCGCCTTCGCGAACTCAAGGGTGGACACTTGCAGATGGATATTTCCCAGGCGGGAAGTCGCGTGTATCCGGCCATCGGCTTCGGGCTTCGCAAGTTCAAGAGTTTGCTTAGCAAGCCCGTATCGGTTATCTTTGAACCGACCTGGAATTATTTCAACGATCGCAAATCCTTGCAGCTTTGCATCAAGGCGATTGAACCTTATACAGAACCTTCCACCGTCAACAACTAG
- the gpmI gene encoding 2,3-bisphosphoglycerate-independent phosphoglycerate mutase encodes MLKKLSNFPGIKGPVVTIVMDGFGITDKVEGNAIKAARTPTLDNLFKMYPNVLLKAHGRAVGMPTNEDMGNSEVGHNAIGAGQVYNQGAALVQDAIVSGDIFGRDAWKEIAGNAREKNTVLHFIGLFSDGNVHSNISHLKAMVAQAKKEGLKKVRVHILLDGRDVPETSALDYVGPFEKFLDELRSPEFDVCIASGGGRMQITMDRYNANWKMVELGWKTHVLGEGRYFDNATQAIETLRGETKAIDQDLPPFVIAKDGQPVGTINDGDSVVFFNFRGDRAIEITRAFEEESFSEFDRKRFPHVCYAGMLQYDGDLKLPNRFLVPPPAIKETSGEWLAETGVKQFACSETQKYGHVTYFWNGNRSSKFDGETYLEIESDVVPFEQRPWMKAAEITDAMIEALKSGKYQTLRCNFPNGDMVGHTGSFRAATMAIEAVDIGLARLLPVIDALGGVAIITADHGNADEMYEIDKKTGMPKVNKDGSFKAKTSHTLNKVPCILYDNVTGGKLGLKEGDWGLSNIAATTANLLGLEKHEAWDESMLIVK; translated from the coding sequence ATGCTCAAGAAACTTTCCAACTTCCCCGGCATCAAGGGACCGGTCGTAACCATCGTGATGGATGGTTTTGGTATCACCGATAAGGTCGAAGGCAACGCCATCAAGGCCGCCCGCACCCCGACTCTCGACAACCTCTTCAAGATGTACCCGAACGTGCTCCTGAAGGCTCACGGCCGCGCCGTGGGTATGCCGACCAACGAAGACATGGGTAACTCCGAAGTGGGCCACAATGCTATCGGTGCTGGCCAGGTGTACAATCAGGGTGCAGCCCTCGTGCAGGACGCCATCGTCTCCGGCGACATCTTCGGCCGCGACGCTTGGAAGGAAATCGCCGGCAACGCCCGCGAAAAGAACACCGTCCTCCACTTCATCGGTCTCTTCAGCGACGGTAACGTTCACTCCAACATTTCTCACCTGAAAGCCATGGTTGCCCAGGCCAAGAAGGAAGGCCTCAAGAAGGTCCGCGTGCACATCCTCCTCGACGGTCGTGACGTGCCGGAAACATCCGCACTCGATTACGTTGGCCCGTTCGAAAAGTTCCTCGACGAACTCCGCAGCCCGGAATTCGACGTTTGCATTGCTAGCGGCGGTGGCCGTATGCAGATCACCATGGACCGTTACAACGCAAACTGGAAGATGGTGGAACTCGGCTGGAAGACCCACGTGCTCGGCGAAGGCCGCTACTTCGACAACGCCACCCAGGCTATCGAAACTCTCCGTGGCGAAACCAAGGCTATCGACCAGGATCTCCCGCCGTTCGTGATTGCCAAGGACGGCCAGCCGGTCGGCACCATCAACGACGGCGACTCCGTGGTGTTCTTCAACTTCCGTGGCGACCGCGCCATCGAAATCACCCGCGCCTTCGAAGAAGAATCCTTCAGCGAATTTGACCGCAAGCGCTTCCCGCACGTCTGCTACGCTGGCATGCTCCAGTACGACGGCGACCTCAAGCTCCCGAACCGCTTCCTCGTTCCGCCTCCGGCCATCAAGGAAACTAGCGGCGAATGGCTCGCTGAAACGGGCGTCAAGCAGTTCGCTTGCTCCGAAACGCAGAAGTACGGCCACGTGACTTACTTCTGGAATGGTAACCGTTCCAGCAAGTTCGACGGCGAAACCTACCTCGAAATTGAATCTGACGTTGTTCCGTTCGAACAGCGCCCGTGGATGAAGGCTGCCGAAATCACCGACGCCATGATCGAAGCATTGAAGAGCGGCAAGTACCAGACGCTCCGCTGCAACTTCCCGAACGGTGACATGGTGGGCCACACTGGTTCCTTCCGCGCTGCTACGATGGCTATCGAAGCTGTGGACATCGGCCTCGCACGACTCCTCCCGGTGATCGACGCCCTCGGTGGTGTTGCTATCATCACGGCTGACCACGGTAACGCCGACGAAATGTACGAAATCGACAAGAAGACCGGCATGCCGAAGGTCAACAAGGACGGTTCCTTCAAGGCCAAGACGAGCCACACGCTCAACAAGGTGCCGTGCATTCTTTACGATAACGTAACGGGCGGCAAGCTCGGCCTCAAGGAAGGCGACTGGGGTCTTTCCAACATCGCTGCTACGACGGCCAACCTCCTCGGCCTCGAAAAGCACGAGGCGTGGGATGAATCTATGTTAATCGTTAAATAA
- the uvrB gene encoding excinuclease ABC subunit UvrB, whose translation MARARKTITPDPYAKPIAKPLPPEQSLPGKLKQFQSPTRAEFILESPYGAAGDQPKAIEEITNGFKSGDQFQTLLGVTGSGKTFTMANVIKNVGKPTLILTHNKTLAAQLYQEFKAFFPHNAVEYFVSYYDYFQPEAYIPHTDTFIEKDASINDEIDKLRLRATANLLTRRDVIIVASVSCIYGLGSPSEYFDLMVRIKKGDVYDRDKILHDLVRIQYTRNDFSLERGTFRVHGDVIEIQPSYDEEGLRIELFGDEVDRLCRFNIVTGEVTQELDEMTVAPAKHFVTKEEGRAGILQRMQVELTERLAELDKEGKVLESARLSSRTRYDMEMIRETGQCSGIENYSRIIENRAPGTRPFTLIDYFGDDWLLMIDESHVSIPQVGGMAEGDKSRKTTLVQYGFRLPCALDNRPMNFAEFEYMYPKQVLFVSATPGDYELTKTGGVVTEQINRPTGLLDPKIEMFPIKGQMDVLLYRIEEVVKKGDRVLVTTLTKKMAQDLTDFFVEAGIRARYLHSDIKTLERHELIRGLRTGEFDVLVGINLLREGLDLPEVSMVAILDADKEGFLRNYRSLIQTMGRASRNVNGTVLLFADNMTDSLDKAITETARRRAVQEEFNKEHGITPKSVTRKLEDDLRINDPLGDIGDDSVDDDYEDDSNGIRPMEPLQPSSKTKKKGTRGSKRDNSVILSPSTSSGQAPHRAKSKNPDPQSKLEDLEKQMKEAAARLDFEEAARLRDIIRSMK comes from the coding sequence ATGGCTCGCGCTCGCAAAACCATTACACCGGACCCGTATGCGAAACCGATAGCGAAACCGCTACCGCCCGAGCAGAGCCTGCCCGGAAAACTCAAGCAATTCCAATCGCCGACGCGTGCGGAGTTCATTCTGGAAAGCCCTTACGGAGCTGCAGGCGACCAGCCCAAAGCCATCGAAGAAATCACGAACGGATTCAAGAGCGGCGACCAGTTCCAAACACTCCTGGGTGTGACCGGTTCGGGCAAAACTTTTACGATGGCAAACGTCATCAAGAACGTGGGTAAGCCCACGCTAATCTTGACGCACAACAAGACGCTGGCGGCGCAGCTCTACCAAGAATTCAAGGCTTTCTTCCCGCACAATGCGGTGGAATATTTCGTCAGCTATTACGACTATTTCCAGCCCGAAGCGTACATTCCGCACACGGATACATTCATCGAAAAAGACGCTAGCATCAACGATGAAATCGATAAGCTCCGCTTGCGTGCCACCGCGAATTTGCTGACCCGCCGCGACGTCATCATCGTTGCCTCTGTCAGCTGCATCTACGGTTTGGGAAGCCCGAGTGAATATTTTGACTTGATGGTGCGAATCAAGAAGGGCGACGTTTACGACCGCGACAAGATTCTGCACGATCTGGTGCGCATTCAGTACACCCGCAACGACTTCAGCTTGGAACGTGGTACTTTCCGCGTCCACGGCGACGTGATTGAAATCCAGCCCAGCTACGACGAAGAAGGGCTGCGCATTGAACTTTTCGGTGACGAAGTCGACAGACTCTGCCGCTTCAACATTGTCACCGGCGAAGTCACTCAGGAACTGGACGAGATGACAGTTGCCCCGGCCAAGCACTTTGTGACGAAGGAAGAAGGCCGCGCAGGCATTTTGCAGCGCATGCAAGTGGAACTCACCGAACGCCTCGCCGAACTCGACAAAGAAGGCAAGGTTCTGGAATCGGCCCGACTCAGCAGCCGCACCCGCTACGACATGGAAATGATCCGCGAGACGGGCCAATGCAGCGGCATTGAAAACTACTCGCGCATTATCGAAAACCGCGCTCCGGGTACGCGCCCCTTTACGCTCATCGACTACTTTGGCGATGACTGGCTTTTGATGATCGACGAATCCCACGTGAGCATTCCGCAGGTAGGCGGCATGGCCGAAGGCGATAAAAGCCGCAAGACCACGCTGGTGCAGTACGGGTTCCGCCTGCCCTGCGCGCTCGACAACCGCCCGATGAACTTTGCCGAATTCGAGTACATGTACCCGAAGCAAGTGCTTTTCGTGAGCGCCACCCCCGGCGATTACGAACTGACCAAAACGGGCGGCGTTGTTACCGAACAAATTAACAGGCCAACCGGCCTTTTGGATCCGAAAATCGAGATGTTCCCCATCAAGGGCCAGATGGACGTGTTGCTGTACCGCATCGAAGAAGTGGTCAAGAAGGGCGACCGTGTGTTGGTCACGACACTCACCAAGAAGATGGCGCAGGACCTCACCGACTTCTTTGTAGAAGCAGGCATCCGTGCACGTTACTTGCACAGTGACATCAAGACGCTCGAACGCCACGAACTGATTCGCGGGCTCCGCACCGGCGAATTCGACGTACTCGTCGGCATCAACCTGCTACGTGAAGGCCTCGACCTGCCCGAAGTGAGCATGGTAGCCATTCTCGATGCCGACAAGGAAGGATTCCTGCGCAACTACCGCAGCCTCATCCAGACGATGGGCCGCGCAAGCCGTAACGTGAACGGCACCGTACTGCTTTTTGCCGACAACATGACCGACAGCCTCGACAAGGCCATCACCGAAACCGCCCGCCGCAGAGCCGTTCAGGAAGAGTTCAACAAAGAACATGGCATCACGCCAAAATCCGTGACCCGCAAGTTGGAAGACGACCTGAGAATCAACGACCCGTTAGGCGATATCGGCGACGATTCTGTCGACGACGACTACGAAGATGACAGCAACGGAATTCGCCCGATGGAACCGCTGCAGCCGAGCAGCAAGACGAAGAAGAAGGGTACACGAGGCTCGAAACGAGACAACAGTGTCATTCTGAGTCCTTCGACAAGCTCAGGGCAGGCTCCGCATCGTGCGAAGTCGAAGAATCCAGACCCACAATCCAAGCTGGAAGACCTGGAAAAACAGATGAAAGAGGCTGCCGCACGCCTCGATTTCGAGGAAGCGGCCAGACTTCGCGACATCATTCGCAGCATGAAATAG
- a CDS encoding AAA family ATPase, whose product MIEYTLHGPASQERARIRVMSALRENRFPQAILIDGPAGIGKKWLAMEIAKSLQCTDPNMRPCGHCFGCRMADDSGATDGWVVPMEADEARARSSDDVAPGSKAKTIEDFKKAYIEEIQKNPYRVDIFSAGAYISVDLIRSMTSSFAMKGDRIRTIIIAEADRMNESAANAFLKTLEDVPANTYFILTTSSREKMLQTIRSRCLALHLLPLSDDEVRSEVLRVAGEEFDEASLTDDVIGLAVGSPGKALYYAEHAKAWCKLASDFVVFSLRGSYTELFMQLKETSLDEAYDANRFLEVLSFLLADLLREQANAPLRMPETTTAVGLSNFPRVDATALELALVAVQETMSRIESRRVSASMCLQNLSLKLFEGYK is encoded by the coding sequence ATGATCGAATATACTTTACATGGTCCTGCCTCTCAAGAACGCGCCCGTATCCGGGTGATGTCTGCGCTCCGCGAGAACCGCTTTCCCCAGGCGATTTTGATTGATGGTCCTGCAGGAATCGGCAAGAAATGGCTCGCCATGGAAATTGCGAAGTCGCTTCAGTGTACCGATCCGAACATGCGCCCCTGCGGTCATTGCTTTGGATGCCGCATGGCCGACGATAGCGGTGCCACCGACGGTTGGGTGGTCCCCATGGAAGCCGACGAGGCCCGCGCCCGCAGTTCCGATGACGTGGCTCCGGGCAGCAAGGCGAAAACCATTGAAGACTTTAAAAAGGCCTACATCGAAGAAATTCAGAAGAACCCGTACCGTGTCGATATCTTTTCGGCGGGAGCCTATATCTCGGTAGACCTGATTCGCTCCATGACATCTAGCTTTGCTATGAAGGGCGACCGTATTCGCACCATTATTATTGCCGAAGCGGACCGCATGAACGAATCGGCGGCCAACGCCTTCCTCAAGACTCTTGAAGATGTTCCGGCAAACACCTACTTTATCTTGACGACGAGCTCCCGCGAAAAGATGCTCCAGACCATTCGTTCCCGCTGTCTGGCACTGCATCTGTTGCCTCTTTCCGACGACGAAGTGCGGTCGGAAGTGCTACGGGTAGCCGGCGAAGAATTTGACGAAGCGTCCCTGACGGACGATGTGATTGGACTTGCGGTCGGCTCTCCGGGCAAGGCCCTTTACTATGCGGAACATGCGAAAGCCTGGTGCAAGTTGGCATCTGATTTCGTTGTATTCTCCTTGCGCGGGAGCTATACGGAACTGTTCATGCAGCTAAAGGAAACGTCGCTCGACGAAGCCTACGACGCCAATCGCTTTTTGGAAGTGCTTTCGTTCTTGCTGGCGGACTTGCTGCGAGAACAGGCGAATGCGCCCTTGCGCATGCCCGAAACCACCACGGCCGTGGGGCTTTCGAACTTCCCCCGTGTAGATGCGACTGCTTTGGAACTGGCCCTTGTGGCGGTACAAGAAACCATGTCTCGAATCGAGTCGAGACGAGTGTCTGCATCCATGTGCCTGCAGAACCTTTCCCTGAAACTTTTCGAGGGCTACAAGTAA